The following coding sequences are from one Bradyrhizobium sp. WSM471 window:
- a CDS encoding ATP-binding protein, with protein MRFWPTALSWRNCRARSFTAVLAIALLQVTVRQSQAADPAAKRVLMLHSFGPQFKPWSDYARTIRAETIRQVKSSIDFTDFSLTSARSDNAEPEIPLVQYLRALYLREPLDLIIAVGAPAASFIQRHRSELFQTTPMIFTAVDRRRVDFSQLSENDTVVAVDHDFAAILKTILQVLPDTRALAIVNGVSPNEVFWHAEIQRQLAPFANRVVLKWYDELPFADILKDAAKLPPHSAILWHLMNVDAAGVSHEENEALNALASVASAPIFSYDGSFFEGALVGGPMFSVLESSAITASVANRILSGERAGDIKTRPIEFAAAKFDWRQMQRWGISENNLPAGSTVYFREPTVWERYAWQIASVVAILVIQAGFIIILLREHRRRQLVEVQYRQRTAELVHVNRIATAGELTASIAHEINQPLGAILTNAETAQVILKSSSPDMAELNEIVGDILRDDRRASEVIRRMKSLLKKAPFELKSLDFNDLVGETVELVLGVGRKVELVSVITPEALPILGDRIQLQQVILNLVTNGIDAMKEIPTENRIISIRTARVEKFAELSVLDRGPGIPEDKLKEVFDPFYSSKAEGMGMGLSIARTIIEAHNGQIRAENRDHGGASFRIRLPIVQ; from the coding sequence ATGCGTTTCTGGCCGACTGCCTTATCATGGCGAAATTGTCGCGCGCGGAGCTTCACCGCTGTGCTGGCCATCGCTTTGTTGCAGGTGACGGTGCGCCAAAGTCAGGCGGCCGATCCAGCAGCCAAACGCGTTCTGATGTTGCATTCGTTCGGACCACAATTCAAGCCTTGGAGCGATTATGCTCGCACGATTCGAGCCGAAACCATTCGTCAGGTAAAATCGTCGATTGATTTCACAGACTTCTCGCTCACCAGCGCAAGATCGGACAACGCAGAGCCCGAAATCCCGTTGGTTCAGTATCTCCGGGCGCTCTATCTCAGGGAGCCACTCGACCTGATAATCGCGGTGGGAGCGCCCGCCGCAAGCTTTATCCAGAGGCATCGCAGCGAGTTGTTTCAAACGACCCCAATGATCTTCACGGCTGTTGACAGGCGCCGCGTCGATTTTAGTCAACTTTCGGAAAACGACACGGTCGTAGCCGTCGATCACGATTTTGCTGCCATTCTCAAGACTATCCTGCAAGTGCTGCCGGATACCAGAGCGTTAGCAATTGTGAACGGAGTATCTCCCAACGAAGTATTCTGGCACGCGGAAATACAGCGGCAACTAGCTCCCTTTGCGAACAGGGTCGTCTTGAAATGGTACGATGAGTTGCCTTTTGCCGACATTCTCAAGGACGCAGCGAAGCTGCCGCCACATAGCGCGATTCTCTGGCATTTGATGAATGTGGATGCAGCAGGTGTCTCTCATGAAGAAAACGAGGCGTTGAATGCATTGGCTTCCGTAGCCTCTGCCCCCATCTTCTCTTACGACGGCTCCTTTTTTGAAGGCGCCCTCGTTGGGGGGCCGATGTTTTCCGTGTTGGAGAGCAGTGCAATCACGGCCAGTGTCGCGAACCGAATCCTTTCGGGGGAAAGGGCGGGGGACATCAAGACCCGGCCGATTGAGTTCGCGGCTGCAAAGTTCGATTGGCGGCAAATGCAGCGCTGGGGAATTAGCGAGAACAATTTGCCTGCTGGAAGTACCGTTTACTTCCGAGAACCGACGGTGTGGGAACGGTATGCATGGCAGATCGCATCTGTCGTCGCGATTCTTGTGATACAGGCCGGATTTATTATTATCCTGTTACGCGAACATCGTCGGCGTCAACTTGTCGAGGTGCAGTATAGGCAGCGCACGGCGGAACTTGTCCATGTCAATCGCATCGCCACGGCTGGCGAACTGACCGCCTCAATTGCTCATGAAATCAACCAGCCGCTCGGCGCTATTCTGACCAATGCCGAAACCGCTCAGGTGATCCTGAAATCTTCGAGCCCCGACATGGCGGAACTGAACGAGATCGTCGGCGATATCCTGCGCGATGACCGCCGCGCCAGCGAAGTCATCCGGAGGATGAAGAGCCTGCTGAAAAAAGCACCCTTTGAACTGAAGAGCCTCGACTTCAATGATCTCGTTGGTGAGACTGTCGAACTCGTTCTTGGCGTTGGACGAAAGGTCGAACTGGTTAGTGTGATCACGCCGGAAGCTCTTCCGATCCTCGGCGACCGCATTCAACTCCAACAAGTCATTCTTAACCTTGTCACGAACGGGATCGACGCGATGAAGGAGATACCTACCGAAAACCGCATCATAAGCATCCGGACTGCGCGCGTCGAAAAATTTGCCGAGTTGTCCGTGTTGGATCGCGGGCCGGGCATTCCCGAAGACAAACTGAAAGAAGTCTTCGACCCGTTCTACAGCAGCAAAGCCGAAGGCATGGGCATGGGGCTGTCCATCGCGCGCACCATTATCGAGGCCCACAATGGGCAGATAAGGGCCGAAAATCGGGATCATGGCGGTGCGTCGTTCCGGATCAGGCTTCCTATTGTCCAATAG
- a CDS encoding response regulator transcription factor, with product MSSNKGVVFVVDDDPGMLRSIGRILRQFGYGSLLFPTASAFENHADFDDVICVLLDINLGDGSGIEVRRRLKLAGNNVPVIYMTGNDSPLIRETALQSGCLAYLVKPFSAKLLIEPIERRSSTQTGYPP from the coding sequence ATGTCTTCAAATAAGGGCGTTGTTTTCGTCGTCGATGACGACCCCGGTATGCTGCGAAGTATAGGTCGAATACTGCGACAGTTCGGCTACGGCAGCCTGCTCTTTCCGACTGCGAGTGCTTTCGAAAATCACGCCGATTTCGACGACGTAATTTGCGTTCTGCTCGACATAAACTTGGGTGATGGGTCGGGGATCGAAGTGAGACGGCGTCTCAAACTGGCCGGGAATAATGTACCGGTCATCTACATGACTGGAAACGACAGCCCCCTCATTCGCGAGACTGCACTTCAATCTGGGTGCCTTGCCTACCTGGTAAAGCCGTTCTCGGCCAAGTTGCTGATAGAGCCGATTGAGCGAAGGTCGAGTACCCAAACCGGATATCCGCCCTAG